A genomic window from Megalobrama amblycephala isolate DHTTF-2021 linkage group LG2, ASM1881202v1, whole genome shotgun sequence includes:
- the vtg8 gene encoding vitellogenin isoform X3, with translation MRTVLVALTIALVASQHVNLFPDLAGTETYVYKYEALLFSGLYQEGLARAGIKINSKVLISTAAENAFFLKLSKPQLFEYSGIWPTDTFVTSKLTSEVSAQLQIPIKFEYTNGKVGRIFAPSVVPTTVINLHRGILNILQLNLKKTQNIYEVQEDGVQGICETQYLISEDEENNHTIITKSRDLTLCQERIMKDVGLTYIEKCNECQQREKSLSGVATYSYTMKPTPTGVVFTEATVQEIHQFTPHYEIGDATQMETRQTLTFLEIMASPIIPISAEYLARGSLQYEFSTETVWSPIQLMRISNPQAQIVDALNHLATKKLEEVHEDVPLKYIQLIQLMRFASADAVEGIWSQFKTRPNFRKWILDAVPAVGTLAALKFIKKIILADKLSIPEFTQVLLAAVHMVTANLDTIKMYSGLALSHKVQETPVLRDVAMLGYGTMINRYCSGALECPVETLKPIHEIVTEVTAETDIAEITLILKVLGNAGHPASIKYITKFLPLFGNQIPNFPLRVQVGAILALKAVAKKEPKLVQNVVLQIFVNKDLHPELRMVSWIVLFETKPGMGLVITLARALSKEPNLQVASLVYSHMKALTRSTSPEFAPIAAACNVAIRILSPKLEKLCFLYSKAIFLDGYEPRLMVGAVGSAFIINDVATVLPRAVVAKARAYLAGAATDVIEVGIRTDGIQEALLKSPFLKDEMQPRMKQVLKALKAFKALPKKQPLGSIYVKLLGQEIAFANVGKAVLEQATQLTTGGYIPELAGEALKAMQNGIAFKYAKPLLVAEVRRIFPSVAGVPMEFSLYTAAVAAANLKVQAIITPPLTENISVAHLMKTDVKLTTEILPSIALQTFAVMGLNTGFIQAASMARGKISTFFPLKVEAKFNIPNANFKIQVFPIVLPVYAVTARIETLSVTRNIKEVNAERITPIVPEAVVGQHSQEIHTSMISPGDLSSENVNHLASVMPPAEEPELRTSVPVHRTVCSVVPHIGVKACMEIMSCNADFIKNTTLYNMIGQHGVHINIARADGPAVEGLELEVQLGPRAAKKLLKEINIGDAKTPKFKTVLQKLKEILEGGQRNNNSRFFNHNVLFYPRSTSSHSISSSSSVRSSNSHLSKELSSGQNSERFKPVKEAIFLGDSLPPVFAIIARVVRVDRKLLGYQLVAYLDRPTSRVQIIVVSIAVKDNWKMCANGILLSKHEVAARIAWGAERQQYAISISAGAGNHGPSPMAYLKVKCEKVPTIITTYAKSLAEYIPGAAQMTGLAISDEKNIERQIELVILVPTERTLDIIIKTPTMTLSKSNLVLPIALTFEAVQAYPEEDVMNIIRNLYIEASSAKCSKVRNTLTTFNHRIYNYVIPLSCYQVLVQDCTSEHKFIVLIKKEDVFEHEDLNIKVADIDVNIYHKRSAMKVKMNGIEVPTTNISYQHPTGTIRIEKKGQGIALYAPSHGLQEVYCDTDQWKIYVADWMKGQTCGLCGMADGEILQNYRTPSGYLTKSSVSFVHSWVLPAESCHDADQCQMKLETVELEKQKSDRQESKCYSVEPVLRCLPGCLPIRTSHITVGYYCLPSNLKSILSANLSSNYEKTEDLIETAEAHVACYCTEECV, from the exons ATGAGAACTGTTCTAGTGGCCTTGACTATAGCCCTTGTGG CAAGTCAACATGTGAATCTTT tCCCTGATTTGGCAGGCACCGAGACCTATGTGTACAAATATGAGGCTCTGCTCTTTAGTGGTCTTTACCAGGAAGGTCTGGCCAGGGCTGGCATTAAGATCAACAGCAAGGTTTTAATTAGTACTGCAGCTGAGAATGCATTCTTTCTTAAG CTCTCGAAACCTCAGCTGTTTGAGTACAGTGGTATCTGGCCCACAGATACTTTTGTCACTTCTAAGCTCACCTCAGAAGTGTCTGCTCAGCTTCAGATTCCTATTAAGTTTGAGTACACAAATGGTAAGGTTGGAAGGATATTCGCCCCTTCTGTGGTCCCAACTACCGTCATCAACCTGCACAGAGGAATTCTGAACATCCTTCAGCTCAACCTCAAGAAGACCCAGAACATCTATGAGGTTCAAGAG GATGGAGTTCAAGGTATTTGCGAGACCCAGTATCTGATTAGTGAAGATGAAGAAAACAACCACACCATCATCACTAAGTCCAGGGATCTTACCCTTTGCCAAGAGAGGATAATGAAGGATGTTGGCTTGACTTACATTGAAAAGTGCAATGAATGTCAGCAG AGGGAAAAGAGTCTCTCTGGAGTTGCAACCTATAGCTACACCATGAAGCCAACTCCAACTGGTGTTGTGTTTACTGAAGCAACAGTCCAAGAGATTCATCAGTTTACACCTCATTATGAGATTGGTGATGCTACCCAGATGGAAACTAG ACAAACCTTGACCTTTCTGGAGATTATGGCATCCCCCATAATTCCAATCAGTGCTGAATATTTAGCCCGTGGATCTTTACAATATGAATTTAGCACTGAGACTGTCTGGAGTCCAATTCAGCTCATGAGAATCAGTAATCCACAGGCTCAA ATAGTAGATGCTCTGAATCACCTGGCAACCAAAAAACTGGAAGAAGTCCATGAAGATGTTCCTTTGAAATATATTCAGCTCATTCAGCTTATGCGATTTGCAAGTGCAGATGCTGTTGAGGGAATCTGGTCTCAGTTCAAAACCAGACCAAATTTCAG GAAATGGATCTTAGATGCTGTTCCTGCAGTTGGCACCCTAGCTGCTTTAAAATTCATCAAGAAGATCATCTTGGCAGATAAGCTTTCCATCCCTGAGTTCACTCAGGTCCTTCTGGCCGCTGTGCACATGGTCACTGCTAATTTGGACACCATTAAGATGTACTCT GGTCTGGCTTTGAGTCACAAAGTTCAAGAAACACCAGTTCTACGTGATGTTGCTATGCTTGGCTATGGGACAATGATTAACAGGTACTGCAGTGGTGCTCTTGAATGCCCAGTGGAGACTTTGAAG ccCATCCATGAGATTGTTACTGAGGTGACTGCAGAGACTGACATTGCAGAGATCACATTGATTCTGAAAGTACTGGGCAATGCTGGTCACCCTGCTAGCATTAAATACATCACAAAGTTTCTACCATTATTTGGGAACCAAATACCTAATTTTCCATTGAGAGTTCAAGTGGGTGCAATTTTGGCTCTGAAGGCTGTTGCCAAAAAGGAACCAAAACTG GTCCAGAATGTAGTTCTACAGATTTTTGTGAACAAAGATCTCCACCCAGAGCTGCGCATGGTCTCATGGATTGTGCTTTTTGAGACAAAACCAGGCATGGGTCTGGTTATTACTCTTGCACGTGCTCTTTCGAAGGAACCAAATCTACAGGTGGCCAGTCTCGTGTACTCTCACATGAAAGCCTTGACAAGGAGCACATCCCCTGAGTTTGCTCCAAT TGCTGCGGCCTGCAATGTTGCCATCAGGATACTAAGCCCAAAACTGGAAAAACTTTGCTTTCTTTACAGCAAAGCAATTTTCTTGGATGGTTATGAGC CTCGTCTCATGGTTGGTGCTGTTGGTAGTGCTTTCATCATCAATGATGTTGCCACCGTCCTGCCCAGAGCTGTTGTAGCTAAAGCACGTGCTTACCTTGCTGGAGCTGCCACTGATGTGATTGAG GTTGGCATCAGAACTGATGGAATTCAGGAGGCTCTTCTGAAATCTCCATTTCTGAAAGATGAAATGCAGCCCAGGATGAAACAAGTGCTCAAGGCT TTAAAAGCATTCAAGGCCCTCCCAAAGAAGCAGCCATTGGGCTCGATCTATGTGAAACTTCTTGGACAAGAGATCGCTTTTGCAAATGTTGGCAAAGCAGTTCTTGAACAGGCAACACAG CTTACCACTGGAGGCTATATACCTGAACTGGCAGGGGAAGCACTTAAAGCAATGCAGAATGGCATTGCTTTCAAATATGCCAAGCCCCTGCTGGTGGCTGAAGTGCGTCGCATCTTCCCATCAGTGGCTGGTGTACCCATGGAGTTTAGTTTGTACACTGCTGCGGTTGCTGCTGCTAATCTGAAGG TCCAGGCTATTATTACACCACCTCTAACTGAAAACATCAGTGTTGCTCATCTGATGAAGACAGATGTGAAGTTAACCACTGAAATTTTACCCAGCATTGCCTTACAGACCTTTGCTGTAATGGGACTAAACACTGGCTTTATTCAAGCTGCTTCCATGGCCAGAGGAAAGATCAGTACATTTTTTCCTTTAAAAGTAGAAGCAAAGTTTAACATCCCAAATGCTAATTTCAAGATACAGGTCTTTCCTATTGTACTTCCAGTGTATGCTGTGACTGCACG CATTGAAACTTTGTCAGTAACCAGAAACATTAAGGAGGTCAATGCAGAGAGAATTACACCCATTGTACCTGAGGCGGTAGTTGGGCAACATTCACAAGAAATACATACCTCCATGATTTCACCTGGAGATTTG TCATCTGAAAACGTTAACCATTTGGCATCTGTTATGCCACCTGCTGAGGAACCTGAACTGAGGACAAGTGTTCCAGTTCACAGaactgtttgttctgttgtaccTCACATTGGAGTCAAAGCATGCATGGAGATTATGTCCTGTAATGCTGACTTCATCAAAAACACCACCCTTTATAACATGATTGGACAGCATGGAGTACATATTAACATAGCTCGAG CTGATGGTCCTGCTGTTGAGGGACTAGAGCTAGAGGTCCAACTGGGTCCAAGAGCTGCTAAAAAGCTCcttaaagaaataaacattggTGATGCAAAGACTCCCAAGTTCAAGACTGTCCTTCAGAAATTGAAGGAAATACTAGAGGGTGGACAGAGGAACAATAACTCCAGGTTCTTCAACcataatgtattgttttaccCTAGAAGCACCAGTAGCCACAGCATTAGTTCCAGCAGTTCTGTTCGCTCTTCCAACTCTCATCTGTCCAAA GAACTTTCCAGTGGACAAAACAGTGAACGTTTCAAGCCTGTTAAGGAG GCTATATTCCTTGGGGACTCACTTCCTCCAGTGTTTGCTATCATTGCACGAGTTGTGAGAGTTGATCGCAAATTGTTGGGGTACCAGCTTGTTGCTTACCTGGACAGGCCCACCTCAAGAGTGCAGATCATTGTGGTCTCTATTGCAGTGAAGGACAACTGGAAGATGTGTGCCAATGGCATCCTGCTGAGCAAGCACGAAGTTGCT GCAAGGATAGCCTGGGGTGCAGAGCGCCAACAATATGCAATTTCCATCAGCGCAGGGGCTGGCAACCATGGTCCAAGTCCTATGGCGTATCTCAAAGTGAAGTGTGAGAAGGTGCCCACAATTATCACCACCTATGCCAAAAG TTTGGCTGAATACATTCCTGGTGCGGCTCAAATGACTGGATTGGCCATTAGTGATGAAAAAAACATTGAGAGACAGATTGAACTGGTCATACTTGTCCCAACTGAAAGGACCCTGGACATCATTATTAAGACCCCAACG ATGACTTTGTCCAAGTCAAACTTGGTTCTTCCAATCGCTTTAACTTTTGAAGCTGTCCAGGCCTATCCAGAAGAAGATGTCATGAACATAATTCGAAACCTTTATATAGAGGCTAGTTCAG CTAAATGCAGTAAGGTCAGAAATACCTTGACTACTTTCAACCATAGGATATACAACTATGTAATTCCACTTTCCTGCTACCAAGTCTTGGTTCAAGACTGCACTTCAGAGCATAAATTCATAGTACTAATAAAAAAGGAGGATGTCTTTGAGCATGAAGACCTAAACATTAAGGTGGCAGACAT TGATGTAAACATTTACCACAAGCGCAGTGCAATgaaggttaaaatgaatggaattGAAGTACCAACCACAAATATTTCATACCAGCACCCAACAG GAACCATACGAATTGAAAAGAAGGGTCAAGGCATCGCTCTCTATGCACCAAGCCATGGTCTACAAGAGGTCTACTGTGACACTGATCAGTGGAAG ATTTATGTTGCGGACTGGATGAAGGGACAGACTTGTGGACTGTGTGGAATGGCTGATGGAGAAATCTTACAGAATTATCGTACACCCAGTGGATACCTGACCAAGAGCTCAGTCAGCTTTGTTCACTCATGGGTGCTTCCTGCTGAGAGCTGCCATGATGCTGACC AGTGTCAAATGAAGCTTGAAACTGTGGAACTGGAGAAGCAGAAGTCAGATAGGCAAGAGTCCAAATGCTACTCTGTTGAGCCCGTGTTGCGTTGCCTGCCTGGCTGTCTGCCAATTAGGACTAGTCATATCACTGTTGGATACTACTGCCTGCCTTCTA ATCTAAAATCAATCCTTTCTGCAAATCTGAGCAGCAACTATGAGAAGACTGAAGATCTGATAGAAACTGCAGAAGCCCATGTGGCCTGTTACTGTACAGAGGAGTGTGTTTAA